From one Amycolatopsis sp. FDAARGOS 1241 genomic stretch:
- a CDS encoding snapalysin family zinc-dependent metalloprotease, with protein MKARVFGRVAAVAVAVVAPFGVGLVAAPGASAVAVTTVYYTSSGAPDFVTQIDQGAANWNAAVSDVRLVKKASGGTVVFHEIHRGGSYTQTDGHGNGDVYLDTSQVAEGFDPTRIAAHELGHNLGLPDDYEGPCSELMSGHGPGTSCTNAKPSAEEAAKVEQLWENGFRGEVRERGTRVTSAVY; from the coding sequence ATGAAGGCACGCGTGTTCGGCCGGGTCGCGGCGGTGGCGGTGGCCGTGGTGGCGCCGTTCGGGGTGGGCCTGGTCGCAGCGCCCGGCGCGTCGGCGGTCGCGGTGACGACGGTGTACTACACGTCGAGCGGGGCGCCGGATTTCGTGACGCAGATCGATCAGGGCGCGGCGAATTGGAACGCCGCGGTGTCCGATGTGAGGCTGGTGAAGAAGGCTTCTGGTGGCACGGTGGTGTTCCACGAGATTCACCGCGGGGGGTCGTACACGCAGACCGACGGACATGGGAACGGGGATGTTTATCTGGATACCTCTCAGGTGGCGGAAGGGTTTGATCCGACTCGGATCGCGGCGCACGAGTTGGGGCACAATCTGGGGCTTCCCGATGACTACGAGGGGCCGTGTTCGGAGTTGATGTCGGGGCATGGGCCGGGGACTTCGTGCACGAACGCGAAGCCCAGTGCGGAGGAGGCCGCGAAGGTGGAGCAGTTGTGGGAGAACGGGTTTCGGGGGGAAGTCCGGGAGAGGGGGACGCGGGTGACTTCGGCGGTGTATTGA
- a CDS encoding AarF/UbiB family protein, which yields MRRLDGKPLSTGAPGDREGLARSLLGCPLDQVLIGGVCHADPHPGTVLLLDDGTLGLIDFGSVGRLDAGLRAGRQNPLLALDCGGPAGLRDSLLEVVDRTEEIDERLERALGALLARQFGPGRAPVLPVRRLSRVVADFRPSVPPPIAAVFRSLATADGTLAALTPGFDVVAETRAFAAARTGAQLHPGTLRPAVTDDVPALLRVLRRLRRRVDRIGPALEQGRLSVNVRLFSDQRERDRDLVTGLAHEVLPAFAGIATGLMAVLLLGSSGSPRLLPDLTLNQVFGYNLFVISALLGPRLLFVVFRRTARRSRSRR from the coding sequence ATGCGCCGCCTCGACGGCAAGCCGCTGTCGACAGGAGCGCCCGGTGACCGCGAGGGGCTCGCGCGATCGTTGCTGGGTTGTCCGCTCGACCAGGTGCTGATCGGCGGCGTCTGCCACGCCGACCCGCACCCCGGCACCGTGCTGCTCCTCGACGACGGCACCCTTGGGCTGATCGACTTCGGCTCCGTCGGCCGCCTCGACGCGGGTCTGCGCGCCGGGCGGCAGAACCCGCTGCTCGCCCTGGACTGCGGAGGCCCGGCCGGGCTGCGCGACAGCCTGCTGGAGGTCGTCGACCGCACCGAGGAGATCGATGAGCGGCTCGAACGCGCACTCGGCGCCCTGCTCGCCCGCCAGTTCGGGCCGGGCCGCGCACCGGTTCTACCTGTTCGGCGACTGTCCCGCGTCGTCGCCGACTTCAGGCCCAGCGTGCCCCCGCCCATCGCCGCGGTGTTCCGGTCACTGGCCACGGCGGACGGCACGCTGGCCGCGCTCACACCCGGCTTCGACGTGGTGGCCGAGACCCGTGCCTTCGCCGCGGCGCGGACGGGCGCGCAGCTGCACCCGGGCACGCTGCGACCAGCCGTGACCGACGACGTCCCGGCACTGCTGCGCGTGCTGCGCCGGCTCCGCCGCCGCGTCGACCGGATCGGCCCGGCACTCGAACAGGGCAGGCTTTCGGTCAACGTGCGGCTGTTCTCCGACCAACGCGAACGCGACCGCGACCTCGTCACCGGCCTCGCACACGAGGTGCTGCCGGCGTTCGCCGGGATCGCGACCGGCCTCATGGCCGTACTGCTTCTCGGCAGCTCGGGCAGCCCGCGGCTGCTGCCGGACCTCACGCTCAACCAGGTCTTCGGCTACAACCTCTTCGTGATCAGCGCACTGCTGGGCCCGCGGCTGCTCTTCGTCGTCTTCCGGCGGACCGCACGACGGTCACGATCGCGCCGATGA
- the lepB gene encoding signal peptidase I: MTDFPAPPAAQPRKRRFSPLLALFVVFVVAGAALAATGVAKVLGYGMVTVHGASMGTTIRSGDSVVFDWAARSEIHRGDLVVFQADALPGMPQGARLLKRVIGVGGDRLSCCGPDDRLEVDGKAVTEPYLDPKESAAAGAAVEFSARVPPGSIFVAGDTRAVSNDSRFYADSPGGGAIPLSKVDGVVVAKGTLFSSEPVQPTTAFTDTGLPGESTEDTGLPNGRYLAAGGAALFLLGFIGAIVTVVRSAGRRRRAAAGPAVR; this comes from the coding sequence GTGACCGACTTCCCGGCGCCCCCCGCGGCGCAGCCTCGCAAGCGGCGGTTTTCGCCGCTCCTGGCGCTTTTCGTGGTGTTCGTCGTGGCCGGTGCCGCGCTCGCGGCGACCGGGGTGGCCAAGGTCCTCGGGTACGGCATGGTGACCGTGCACGGAGCCTCCATGGGCACCACGATCCGGTCCGGCGACTCCGTGGTTTTCGACTGGGCCGCGAGAAGCGAGATCCACCGCGGCGACCTGGTTGTGTTCCAGGCCGACGCGTTGCCCGGCATGCCCCAAGGTGCGCGTCTGCTCAAGCGCGTGATCGGGGTCGGTGGCGACCGGTTGTCCTGCTGCGGCCCCGACGACCGGCTGGAGGTGGACGGCAAGGCTGTCACCGAGCCCTACCTCGATCCGAAGGAGTCCGCGGCGGCCGGCGCCGCGGTGGAGTTCAGCGCCCGGGTTCCGCCGGGTTCGATCTTCGTGGCGGGCGACACCCGCGCCGTCTCGAACGACTCCCGCTTCTACGCCGACTCGCCCGGCGGTGGCGCCATCCCGTTGTCCAAGGTGGACGGTGTGGTCGTGGCGAAAGGTACCCTCTTCTCGTCTGAGCCCGTCCAACCCACGACGGCGTTCACCGACACGGGGCTGCCCGGAGAATCCACAGAGGACACCGGACTGCCGAACGGCCGCTACCTGGCCGCAGGCGGTGCTGCGTTGTTCCTGCTCGGGTTCATCGGCGCGATCGTGACCGTCGTGCGGTCCGCCGGAAGACGACGAAGAGCAGCCGCGGGCCCAGCAGTGCGCTGA
- a CDS encoding YnfA family protein: MTVLRSILLFIAAAVLEIGGAWLVWQGVREHRGWAWIGGGLVALGLYGFVATLQPDAHFGRILAAYGGVFVAGSLAWGMVADGYRPDRFDVIGALLCLVGVAVIMYAPRGG; the protein is encoded by the coding sequence GTGACCGTCCTGCGGTCGATCCTGCTGTTCATCGCGGCCGCGGTGCTGGAGATCGGCGGCGCGTGGCTCGTGTGGCAGGGCGTGCGCGAGCACCGCGGCTGGGCGTGGATCGGCGGCGGGCTCGTCGCGCTCGGGCTCTACGGGTTCGTCGCCACGCTCCAGCCCGACGCCCACTTCGGCCGCATCCTCGCCGCGTACGGCGGGGTCTTCGTCGCCGGGTCGCTGGCCTGGGGGATGGTCGCCGACGGCTACCGGCCCGACCGCTTCGACGTGATCGGAGCGCTGCTGTGCCTGGTCGGCGTCGCCGTCATCATGTACGCGCCGCGCGGGGGGTAA
- a CDS encoding metal-sulfur cluster assembly factor yields MSEETAAPDTAATPEHREGRTAADLPEQAAPAVPADIAKIEDIEEAMRDVVDPELGINVVDLGLVYDIRVETDNSATLDMTLTSAACPLTDVIEDQTSAALKSGGLVSDFRINWVWMPPWGPEKITEDGREQLRALGFTV; encoded by the coding sequence ATGAGCGAAGAGACCGCGGCGCCGGACACCGCCGCGACCCCCGAGCACCGCGAAGGGCGCACCGCCGCCGACCTGCCCGAGCAGGCCGCGCCGGCGGTGCCCGCCGACATCGCCAAGATCGAGGACATCGAAGAGGCGATGCGCGACGTCGTCGACCCGGAGCTCGGGATCAACGTCGTCGACCTCGGCCTGGTGTACGACATCCGCGTGGAGACCGACAACTCCGCCACGCTGGACATGACGCTCACCTCGGCGGCTTGCCCGCTCACCGACGTGATCGAGGACCAGACCTCGGCGGCGCTGAAGTCGGGTGGCCTCGTGAGCGACTTCCGGATCAACTGGGTCTGGATGCCGCCGTGGGGCCCGGAGAAGATCACCGAGGACGGGCGCGAGCAGCTCCGGGCGCTCGGGTTCACCGTTTGA
- the sufU gene encoding Fe-S cluster assembly sulfur transfer protein SufU, whose amino-acid sequence MNLESMYQDIILDHYKNPHGRGLRDPFDAESFQVNPTCGDEVTLRVKVDNGKVSDVSYEGQGCSISQASTSVLTDLVVGHTVEEAFTTMDAFVELMQGKGKVEPDEDVLEDGIAFAGVAKYPARVKCALLGWMAFKDAVARTTTGAEKA is encoded by the coding sequence GTGAACCTCGAGAGCATGTACCAGGACATCATCCTGGACCACTACAAGAACCCGCACGGGCGAGGCCTGCGCGACCCGTTCGACGCCGAGTCGTTCCAGGTCAATCCGACCTGCGGCGACGAGGTGACGTTGCGGGTCAAGGTCGATAACGGGAAGGTCAGCGACGTCTCGTACGAGGGGCAGGGCTGCTCGATCAGCCAGGCCTCCACGTCGGTGCTGACCGATCTCGTCGTGGGCCACACCGTGGAGGAGGCGTTCACCACCATGGACGCCTTCGTGGAACTGATGCAGGGCAAGGGCAAGGTCGAGCCCGACGAGGACGTGCTCGAAGACGGCATCGCCTTCGCCGGCGTCGCCAAGTACCCGGCGCGCGTGAAGTGCGCCCTCCTCGGCTGGATGGCGTTCAAGGACGCCGTGGCCCGCACCACCACAGGAGCTGAGAAGGCATGA
- a CDS encoding cysteine desulfurase, with protein sequence MTTTANSPTNSVPLDVAALRADFPILSRTVRDGKPLVYLDSGATSQRPTQVLDAERKFLETSNAAVHRGAHQLAEEATDAYESARARIAEFVGASPEELVFTKNATEGINLVAYSMSNAATAGPEAERFRVGPGDEIVITEMEHHANLVPWQQLCQRTGATLKWFKVTPEGRLDLSDLDELITPRTKLVAFVHQSNVLGTINPVDVLVAKAKSVGALTLLDACQSVPHGLHGQGAVDLRALDVDFAAFSGHKMLGPSGVGVLYGRSELLEAMPPFLTGGSMIEMVRMEGSTWAPPPQKFEAGVPMTSQAVGLGAAVDYLTAVGMDRVTEHEHQLTERALAGVGEIDGVRIIGPTDLADRGGTVSFVIDGVHPHDAGQVLDSVGVAVRVGHHCAWPLHRACSVPATVRATFYLYNTLSEVDALVAGIREAQKFFGVAK encoded by the coding sequence ATGACCACCACGGCGAACAGCCCGACCAACTCTGTTCCCCTTGACGTGGCGGCACTGCGTGCCGACTTCCCGATCCTGTCGCGCACCGTGCGCGACGGGAAACCCTTGGTGTACCTGGACTCGGGCGCGACCTCGCAACGGCCGACGCAGGTCCTCGACGCCGAACGCAAGTTCCTCGAGACGTCGAACGCCGCCGTGCACCGCGGCGCGCACCAGCTCGCCGAGGAGGCCACCGACGCCTACGAGTCCGCCCGCGCGCGGATCGCGGAGTTCGTCGGCGCCTCCCCGGAGGAGCTCGTGTTCACGAAGAACGCCACCGAGGGCATCAACCTCGTGGCGTACTCGATGAGCAACGCGGCCACGGCCGGCCCGGAGGCCGAACGCTTCCGCGTCGGTCCCGGCGACGAGATCGTGATCACCGAGATGGAGCACCACGCGAACCTCGTGCCCTGGCAGCAGCTGTGCCAGCGCACCGGGGCGACGCTGAAGTGGTTCAAGGTGACGCCGGAGGGCCGGCTGGACCTGTCGGACCTCGACGAGCTGATCACGCCGCGCACCAAGCTGGTCGCCTTCGTGCACCAGTCCAACGTGCTCGGCACGATCAACCCGGTCGACGTACTCGTGGCGAAGGCGAAGTCGGTCGGCGCGCTGACGCTGCTCGACGCGTGCCAGTCGGTGCCGCACGGCTTGCACGGCCAGGGGGCCGTGGACCTGCGCGCGCTGGACGTGGACTTCGCGGCGTTCTCCGGGCACAAGATGCTCGGCCCCTCCGGGGTCGGCGTGCTCTACGGGCGCAGTGAGCTGCTCGAGGCGATGCCGCCGTTCCTCACCGGCGGGTCGATGATCGAGATGGTCCGCATGGAGGGCTCCACGTGGGCCCCGCCGCCGCAGAAGTTCGAGGCGGGCGTGCCGATGACGTCGCAGGCCGTCGGCCTCGGCGCGGCCGTGGACTACCTCACGGCGGTCGGCATGGACCGCGTCACGGAGCACGAGCACCAGCTCACCGAGCGCGCGCTCGCCGGGGTCGGCGAGATCGACGGGGTGCGGATCATCGGGCCGACGGACCTCGCGGACCGCGGCGGCACGGTGTCGTTCGTGATCGACGGCGTGCACCCGCACGACGCCGGCCAGGTGCTCGACAGCGTGGGTGTGGCCGTGCGCGTCGGCCACCACTGCGCGTGGCCGCTGCACCGGGCGTGCTCGGTGCCGGCGACGGTGCGCGCCACGTTCTACCTGTACAACACGCTGTCCGAAGTGGACGCTCTCGTCGCCGGGATCCGCGAGGCGCAGAAGTTCTTCGGGGTCGCGAAGTGA
- the sufC gene encoding Fe-S cluster assembly ATPase SufC: MATLEIKDLHASVNTEEGPKEILKGVNLTIRSGETHAIMGPNGSGKSTLSYAIAGHPKYEVTSGEVLLDGENVLEMTVDERARAGLFLAMQYPVEVPGVSMSNFLRTAATAVRGEAPKLRHWVKEVKDEMGKLGISQEFADRSVNEGFSGGEKKRHEILQLALLKPKIAILDETDSGLDVDALRVVSDGVNEYKSNSEVGVMLITHYTRILRHITPDFVHVFAGGRVVESGGKELADELEETGYVKYVGKAEPAAL, encoded by the coding sequence ATGGCTACCCTGGAAATCAAGGACCTGCACGCCTCGGTGAACACCGAGGAAGGCCCCAAGGAGATCCTGAAGGGCGTCAACCTGACCATCCGGTCGGGCGAGACCCACGCGATCATGGGCCCCAACGGCTCCGGCAAGTCCACCCTGTCCTACGCCATCGCCGGCCACCCCAAGTACGAGGTGACCTCCGGCGAGGTGCTGCTGGACGGCGAGAACGTGCTCGAGATGACCGTGGACGAGCGCGCCCGCGCCGGCCTGTTCCTGGCCATGCAGTACCCGGTCGAGGTGCCCGGCGTCTCGATGTCCAACTTCCTCCGCACCGCGGCCACCGCGGTCCGTGGCGAGGCCCCCAAGCTGCGCCACTGGGTCAAGGAGGTCAAGGACGAGATGGGCAAGCTCGGCATTTCGCAGGAGTTCGCGGACCGCTCGGTCAACGAGGGCTTCTCCGGTGGTGAGAAGAAGCGCCACGAGATCCTGCAGCTGGCGCTGCTCAAGCCGAAGATCGCGATCCTCGACGAGACCGACTCCGGCCTCGACGTCGACGCGCTGCGCGTGGTTTCCGACGGCGTCAACGAGTACAAGAGCAACAGCGAGGTCGGCGTCATGCTGATCACGCACTACACCCGCATCCTCCGGCACATCACCCCGGACTTCGTGCACGTGTTCGCCGGCGGGCGCGTGGTCGAGTCCGGCGGCAAGGAGCTCGCCGACGAGCTGGAGGAGACCGGCTACGTGAAGTACGTGGGCAAGGCCGAGCCCGCGGCGCTCTGA
- the sufD gene encoding Fe-S cluster assembly protein SufD, with protein MSVTENNVSEALREGAVIPAASRAERFTSYDVEAFEVPGGREENWRFTPMKRLRGLHDGSAVATGEITLETDAAPELKIETVDRDDARLGEAGVPGDRIAAQAYSSFKQATVVTVAKETAASKPSVLRIHGPGEGEVAYGHLQVRVEAFAQAVVVLDHVGSGTYADNIEFVVGDSAKLTVVSVQDWADDAVHVSEQHLKLGRDAALKHIVITLGGDLVRISPTAAFAERGGDVEMLGVYFSDAGQHQEHRLFVDHAVPHCKSRVMYKGALQGGDAHSVWIGDVLIRAAAEATDTYELNRNLVLTPGARADSVPNLEIETGEIEGAGHASATGRFDDEQLFYLQSRGIAEDAARRLVVRGFFHEILVKIDVPEVRERLEAAIEAELEAVGA; from the coding sequence ATGTCGGTTACCGAGAACAACGTTTCCGAGGCACTTCGCGAGGGAGCGGTCATCCCGGCCGCCTCCCGCGCGGAGCGCTTCACCTCCTACGACGTCGAGGCCTTCGAGGTCCCCGGCGGCCGTGAGGAGAACTGGCGGTTCACGCCGATGAAGCGGCTGCGCGGCCTGCACGACGGCAGCGCGGTCGCCACCGGCGAGATCACGCTGGAGACCGACGCGGCGCCCGAGCTGAAGATCGAGACCGTCGACCGCGACGACGCCCGCCTCGGCGAGGCCGGCGTGCCGGGTGACCGGATCGCGGCGCAGGCGTACTCGTCCTTCAAGCAGGCCACCGTCGTGACCGTGGCGAAGGAGACCGCCGCGTCGAAGCCGTCGGTGCTGCGGATCCACGGCCCCGGCGAGGGCGAGGTCGCGTATGGGCACCTGCAGGTCCGCGTCGAGGCGTTCGCGCAGGCCGTGGTCGTGCTCGACCACGTCGGCTCGGGCACCTACGCCGACAACATCGAGTTCGTCGTCGGCGATTCGGCGAAGCTCACCGTGGTGAGCGTCCAGGACTGGGCCGACGACGCGGTGCACGTCTCCGAACAGCACCTCAAGCTCGGCCGCGACGCCGCGCTCAAGCACATCGTGATCACCCTGGGCGGTGACCTGGTCCGCATCTCGCCGACGGCGGCCTTCGCCGAGCGCGGCGGTGACGTGGAGATGCTGGGCGTCTACTTCTCCGACGCCGGCCAGCACCAGGAGCACCGGCTGTTCGTGGACCACGCGGTGCCCCACTGCAAGTCGCGCGTGATGTACAAGGGCGCGCTGCAGGGTGGCGATGCGCACAGCGTGTGGATCGGCGACGTGCTGATCCGGGCGGCCGCCGAGGCCACCGACACCTACGAGCTCAACCGGAACCTGGTGCTCACGCCGGGTGCGCGAGCGGACTCGGTGCCGAACCTCGAAATCGAGACCGGTGAGATCGAAGGCGCCGGCCACGCGAGCGCGACGGGAAGGTTCGACGACGAGCAGTTGTTCTACCTGCAGTCGCGCGGGATCGCCGAGGATGCCGCGCGCCGGTTGGTCGTGCGCGGGTTCTTCCACGAGATCCTGGTCAAGATCGACGTGCCCGAGGTGCGTGAGCGTCTGGAGGCGGCGATCGAAGCCGAGCTCGAAGCCGTGGGCGCCTAG
- the sufB gene encoding Fe-S cluster assembly protein SufB, with protein sequence MTAAAEQRTPTTAPLSQEETIESLGKYAFGWADSDEAGASARRGLNADVVSDISAKKSEPEWMREARLKALRLFELKPMPNWGADLSGIDFDNIKYFVRSTEQQAASWDDLPEDIKNTYDKLGIPEAEKQRLVAGVAAQYESEVVYHQIREDLEAQGVLFLDTDTALKEHPEIFREYFGSVIPAGDNKFSALNTAVWSGGSFIYVPKGVKVDIPLQAYFRINTENMGQFERTLIIVDEDAYVHYVEGCTAPIYQSDSLHSAVVEIIVKKGGRCRYTTIQNWSNNVYNLVTKRAKCEEGATMEWIDGNIGSKVTMKYPSVFLMGEHAKGEVLSVAFAGEGQHQDAGAKMEHLAPHTSSTIVSKSVARGGGRTSYRGLVKVAKRAHHSRSSVVCDALLVDTISRSDTYPYVDIRNDEVSMGHEATVSKVSEEQLFYLMSRGLDEAEAMAMIVRGFVEPIARELPMEYALELNRLIELQMEGSVG encoded by the coding sequence ATGACTGCCGCTGCCGAGCAGCGCACTCCCACCACCGCGCCACTGAGCCAGGAAGAGACCATCGAGTCCCTTGGCAAGTACGCGTTCGGCTGGGCCGACTCCGACGAGGCGGGCGCCAGCGCCCGTCGCGGGCTCAACGCGGATGTCGTCAGCGACATCTCCGCGAAGAAGTCCGAGCCGGAGTGGATGCGCGAAGCCCGCTTGAAGGCGCTCAGGCTCTTCGAGCTGAAGCCGATGCCGAACTGGGGGGCCGACCTCTCCGGGATCGACTTCGACAACATCAAGTACTTCGTGCGCTCCACGGAGCAGCAGGCGGCGAGCTGGGACGACCTGCCCGAGGACATCAAGAACACCTACGACAAGCTGGGCATCCCCGAGGCGGAGAAGCAGCGCCTCGTCGCCGGCGTCGCCGCGCAGTACGAGTCCGAGGTCGTGTACCACCAGATCCGCGAGGACCTGGAGGCGCAGGGCGTCCTGTTCCTGGACACCGACACCGCGCTCAAGGAGCACCCGGAGATCTTCCGGGAGTACTTCGGCTCCGTGATCCCGGCCGGGGACAACAAGTTCTCCGCGCTGAACACCGCGGTGTGGTCGGGCGGCTCGTTCATCTACGTGCCCAAGGGCGTCAAGGTGGACATCCCGCTGCAGGCCTACTTCCGGATCAACACCGAGAACATGGGCCAGTTCGAGCGGACCCTGATCATCGTCGACGAAGACGCCTACGTGCACTACGTCGAGGGCTGCACTGCGCCGATCTACCAGTCCGACTCGCTGCACTCCGCGGTCGTGGAGATCATCGTGAAGAAGGGCGGCCGCTGCCGCTACACGACGATCCAGAACTGGTCGAACAACGTCTACAACCTGGTCACCAAGCGCGCCAAGTGCGAAGAGGGCGCGACCATGGAGTGGATCGACGGCAACATCGGCTCCAAGGTCACCATGAAGTACCCGTCGGTGTTCCTCATGGGTGAGCACGCCAAGGGCGAGGTCCTCTCGGTCGCGTTCGCGGGCGAGGGCCAGCACCAGGACGCGGGCGCCAAGATGGAGCACCTCGCGCCGCACACGTCCTCGACGATCGTGTCGAAGTCGGTGGCGCGCGGCGGTGGCCGCACCTCCTACCGCGGCCTCGTGAAGGTCGCGAAGCGGGCGCACCACTCGCGCTCCAGCGTGGTCTGCGACGCGTTGCTGGTCGACACGATCTCGCGCTCGGACACCTACCCCTACGTGGACATCCGCAACGACGAGGTGTCCATGGGCCACGAGGCCACCGTGTCGAAGGTCAGCGAAGAGCAGCTGTTCTACCTGATGTCGCGCGGTCTCGACGAGGCCGAGGCGATGGCGATGATCGTGCGCGGGTTCGTCGAGCCCATCGCGCGTGAGCTGCCGATGGAGTACGCGCTCGAGCTGAACCGCCTGATCGAGCTCCAGATGGAAGGGTCCGTCGGCTAG
- a CDS encoding metalloregulator ArsR/SmtB family transcription factor, which yields MKKNGTPEVEHGAPPRAADVGVPVQVSVAEGRTRHEVARLLLEQGPMTAAVAAEQLGISPTAVRRHLDALVADGEADTRDAPRRGPRGRGRPAKLFLLTESGRARFGHAYDDLAVSAIRFLAEHAGPDAVRAFAESRVDRLVGPHRSAITGSSDPAERAEALATALTREGYAASTRQVGVGEQLCQHHCPVAHVAAEFPQLCEAETEAFARLLGTHVQRLATIARGDNACTTHVPVAPSGTPALPEPDSTRLRATTEPARPAQPFEERTARIPNGGKPA from the coding sequence GTGAAAAAGAACGGGACCCCGGAAGTGGAGCACGGCGCGCCGCCGCGCGCCGCGGACGTCGGCGTTCCCGTGCAGGTCAGCGTGGCCGAGGGGCGCACGCGCCACGAGGTGGCGCGCCTGCTGCTCGAGCAGGGCCCGATGACCGCCGCGGTGGCCGCCGAGCAGCTGGGCATCAGCCCGACGGCTGTCCGCCGGCACCTCGACGCGTTGGTGGCAGACGGTGAGGCCGACACCCGCGACGCGCCCCGGCGCGGCCCGCGCGGCCGCGGCCGCCCGGCCAAGCTCTTCCTGCTCACCGAGTCGGGCCGTGCCCGGTTCGGCCACGCCTACGACGACCTCGCCGTGTCGGCCATCCGGTTCCTCGCCGAGCACGCCGGCCCCGACGCGGTCCGCGCGTTCGCGGAGAGCCGGGTCGACCGGCTGGTCGGCCCGCACCGCTCGGCCATCACCGGTTCGAGTGATCCCGCGGAGCGCGCCGAGGCCCTGGCCACGGCGCTGACCAGGGAGGGCTACGCTGCGTCGACCCGTCAGGTCGGGGTAGGGGAACAGCTCTGCCAGCACCACTGCCCGGTCGCGCACGTCGCCGCGGAGTTCCCGCAGCTGTGCGAGGCCGAGACCGAGGCGTTCGCCCGCCTGCTCGGCACCCACGTGCAGCGGCTGGCGACGATCGCACGCGGTGACAACGCGTGCACCACACACGTACCCGTCGCACCGTCGGGTACCCCGGCCCTTCCCGAGCCGGACAGCACCAGGCTCCGCGCGACGACCGAGCCGGCCCGGCCGGCTCAGCCGTTCGAGGAGCGCACAGCACGGATCCCGAATGGAGGGAAACCCGCATGA